The nucleotide sequence CCAGTTGCGTCATGCACTACTCCGTGGGGACAGAACTCACGGACTGCAAGTTTGCCTTTTTCTGTCCAGCCTGCCGTGACGTAATGCTCTGGCATCTTGGCACAGACCTTTTTCTCAAGGGTTAGGGCCCCATGGCGTGGCAAACGACATGGCAGCCATTCGGCATGTGGCAGAACGCAACACCATGTTGTAATATCCAGCACACCACAAATACCATTTAATATCAAGCGGTTACCATCTCCCATCCTTTTCTTGCTGTGGCTTTATCCCACATGTTGACCGTGGCATTTTCCAGCCAAATCGTCTTTGAAAAAATATTATCCTTAATTTTCAATGAGTTATCGCGACGATCAGAACCTGGCACGCCAGTTGCTAGTATGGTGGGTAACACAACAGGCACAGGCGTTCAATAAGAACTGGCTATGCCATATACCTTGAAAGGAGGAATTTATCATGGGAGAGAAAATGAAAAAAGACAAGGTTTCCGGGCTAAAGACGGTCCCCGAGGGGGGGGAGAAGTGCATTTGGATGGAAGCAGGAGTGATCGACTACAAGTTGTGCAACAACCACAACGACTGTCATTCATGCTCCTTTGACAAGGCCATGAGGGCCACGGCCGACAAGAATGCGCAGGCGCGTCTTCAGGGACTGGAGCCCAAAGGCAAGAAGGCCCAGATTGTACCGTGGCAGGAGAAAATGCAAAAGCGCACGTATCTGCAGCGCAAATGCCGGCACTACCTCACAGGCAGGGCGCCGTTCCGGCTCTGTCCCTACGATTTCGAGTGCCACAAGTGTCAGTTTGACCAGATGCTCGAAGATAGCTGGGAAATCCAGCTTCCCTATCGGCTGACTGACATCCCCCTGGTCGACGGTTACGCACTTCCCGAAGGACATTTTTTCCACCTGGGACATGCATGGGCCCGGGTTGAGCGCGGCGGTCGTATCCGCATCGGACTGGACGACTTCAGCATGAAGGTCTTTGGCCCTGCGGACAAGTTGGACCTGCCTCTTAGCGGCGAGGAGGTAAAGTTCAGCGAAACTGGTCTTGTCTTCAAGAGAAATGGCAACGAGGCCGAGGTGCTTGCTCCGGTCTCGGGGGTGGTTGAGGCAGTCAACTATCAGGCCACAAAAGAGCCTGGAGTGGTGAAGGAGGAGCCTTACAATGACGGCTGGCTGATGGTTCTCGACGCCTCGGAGATGAAAAAGAACCTGAAGGATCTCCTTTACGGTGAACAAAGCACTGAATGGATCACGGCAGAGCACCAGAAGCTATCAGAGATGGTCAGTGAAGTGGGGATGACCTACGCTGACGGTGGTCCCATTATCGACGTTGTTGGCAGTATTCCTGATCTGTCGTGGACGAGGCTGACCCGGGAATTCCTTCGGACCTAAATCGGCCCTGCCACCTGGCAGACAAACGCGACTTTCGAGCATCCCCCACCCAAACAGTCCCGCCACTTCAAGGGGCGGGCAGGGTGGGGGACGACTTTTTCTTTCTTGCTTCTAGCAGGTCCTGCTATCGCAGGGCGCCTTGCCAGTCTGCGTCTTGCCAATTCGCCACTGCGGCCATTTCGTAGAGGAACCGCGCTGCCTTTTCATCACGATGCTCAAAGGCCTGATCCCGAATAAAGGAGTACATTTCGAGACTAATCTCGTCCTGACTCCCAGTCCCGGCGCTCAGTTTTTCAAAAATGCAGTGTGCCAGATACGATTCGAAATCACTGACCGTAGACTCGTTTTGACACCGCTCGAAGAAAGCTTTAAACTCCATGGGACCTCCTTGCCCTCGTTTCGGTCACGTCTCTTGACAATACAATCGCCTTAACCTCGCCATCCACGTCAGTGAACGGTGAAAAACTCAGTTCATACTCTCTGCCATCAGACAAAGCGAGTTCAATACTCTGCATTTCGCCTGACTCGATCATTGCATGTAAACCACAATGCTCACAAGGCTCTCTTAACTGCGAATAAGTGGTGTAACATTTCTTGCCCACCACGTTGCCAAATTTCCTCTTAAGGACCTCATTTTGGTACTCAATAGTGAAACCCTGGTTGACAACACGTACTCCAACACCGAGGGCGGAAAGAATTCCTTGATACTTGTCACGTTCGGAGCGCAGCACCTCTTCGGCCTCTTTTCTCCATGATATATCAGATATGGTATAGATGGTTCTGATCATTGGACGGGATGGATCAGGACAGTTTATCTTGATGTGGCCACAGAAGACGGAACCATCTTTTCGC is from Deltaproteobacteria bacterium and encodes:
- a CDS encoding glycine cleavage system protein H; amino-acid sequence: MGEKMKKDKVSGLKTVPEGGEKCIWMEAGVIDYKLCNNHNDCHSCSFDKAMRATADKNAQARLQGLEPKGKKAQIVPWQEKMQKRTYLQRKCRHYLTGRAPFRLCPYDFECHKCQFDQMLEDSWEIQLPYRLTDIPLVDGYALPEGHFFHLGHAWARVERGGRIRIGLDDFSMKVFGPADKLDLPLSGEEVKFSETGLVFKRNGNEAEVLAPVSGVVEAVNYQATKEPGVVKEEPYNDGWLMVLDASEMKKNLKDLLYGEQSTEWITAEHQKLSEMVSEVGMTYADGGPIIDVVGSIPDLSWTRLTREFLRT